One genomic window of Henriciella sp. AS95 includes the following:
- a CDS encoding Mu transposase C-terminal domain-containing protein, producing the protein MIFNYDPTDTFIIFGEPYWCSYQTDTLCIFNPKDKGTGPPRTLSRTEIGFLRGTNNWRYIPGARTHERLKKAATAGSKALQNAHPEDQDAAIFAYMECMNLEAFRRAGAIVLTPSSLKAKWQEIVGTFLEQEAVRNIDTGARRGGSKLPQQRKPHAPETLLKLYRKLRKNHYDPAALIPRYRTGKEKSLGFCADTEDFIRCFVKAAINREDPKNNAIAKDARDALVEENERRAKNGEKLLGVPSERTIVRRIEWLDPFEVAVLRNGIDKARADNSATTGGLDLLYPLERVEIDEWEGDVRTKFQQLNIWNELPKDIRDDIPDGRRWIYVAIDCSTRCILALTVCSSPNSDAARRVLGQILKDKTDLARAAGAEGTWDFFGTPHLICTDTGSAFRSNMFIVAINTLGSMILFPPVKIPELRSRIERMFGTMARKIMPLLPGRTFSNPMSRGDYPSEERTVLTDDDLTRILTIWVVDHYHHHPHRGLPGHQSPASRWRQLVATYDVSEPPDLNTRRAALGYEFTRTPSKQGVVLFSNHYDCKELIKFRRDNKGKPVRVRIDPDNIGAVSVEIGRIWHEARALNGEEIEGLSMAHWTRVMRELRQRHEAEAELTLPQRNRAIQKIRKIVDDARELGGLVDPEYTEERLAYLENNLCAGMIFNHPETPPQSDTNVPFGRKIDPIHPTEPDVQHSQITNSETESDDQPEWKLEE; encoded by the coding sequence ATGATCTTCAACTATGATCCCACTGACACATTCATCATATTTGGGGAGCCGTACTGGTGTTCATACCAGACCGACACACTTTGCATATTTAATCCTAAAGACAAGGGCACCGGGCCGCCAAGAACACTAAGTCGAACGGAAATTGGGTTTCTCAGGGGCACAAACAATTGGCGCTATATTCCAGGCGCAAGAACTCATGAACGCCTGAAGAAAGCGGCCACGGCGGGAAGCAAGGCTCTGCAGAATGCGCACCCCGAAGATCAAGATGCAGCGATCTTCGCCTACATGGAATGCATGAACCTAGAGGCATTTCGGAGGGCCGGCGCGATCGTCCTGACGCCATCCAGCCTCAAGGCAAAGTGGCAGGAGATCGTTGGCACATTTCTCGAACAAGAGGCGGTTCGAAACATTGACACTGGAGCCCGTCGTGGCGGGAGCAAGCTACCACAACAGAGGAAACCACATGCTCCCGAAACACTGCTTAAACTCTATCGCAAACTCCGAAAAAATCACTACGATCCAGCAGCTCTGATCCCTCGCTATCGAACCGGCAAAGAAAAAAGCCTCGGCTTTTGTGCGGATACCGAAGACTTTATCAGGTGTTTTGTAAAAGCGGCGATCAATCGAGAAGACCCCAAAAATAACGCCATCGCGAAAGACGCGCGTGATGCATTAGTTGAGGAAAACGAGCGCCGCGCAAAAAATGGAGAGAAGCTCCTTGGCGTTCCCAGCGAACGCACAATAGTGCGCCGTATCGAGTGGCTGGACCCTTTCGAAGTCGCTGTCTTACGCAATGGTATCGATAAAGCGCGTGCGGACAACTCGGCAACCACAGGAGGTCTTGATCTTCTCTATCCCTTGGAACGAGTTGAAATCGATGAATGGGAAGGTGACGTTCGGACAAAATTCCAGCAGCTGAATATCTGGAATGAACTTCCAAAAGATATCCGCGACGACATTCCGGATGGGCGCCGCTGGATTTATGTCGCGATAGATTGCTCAACGCGATGCATTCTCGCCCTGACGGTTTGCTCAAGTCCTAATTCCGACGCCGCGCGGAGGGTACTCGGTCAGATTTTGAAAGATAAGACCGACCTCGCGCGCGCTGCCGGAGCGGAAGGCACATGGGATTTCTTTGGCACGCCACATTTGATCTGCACGGATACCGGTTCTGCTTTCCGCTCGAATATGTTCATTGTCGCCATCAACACCCTTGGCTCGATGATCCTATTTCCGCCGGTGAAAATTCCGGAATTGCGCAGCAGAATAGAACGTATGTTCGGCACAATGGCACGAAAAATCATGCCACTTTTGCCGGGCCGCACGTTTAGCAATCCTATGTCTCGTGGAGACTACCCTTCGGAAGAGCGAACGGTTCTAACCGATGATGACCTGACACGAATTCTGACGATCTGGGTGGTTGATCACTACCATCACCATCCACATCGAGGTCTTCCTGGGCACCAATCTCCTGCAAGCAGGTGGAGGCAACTAGTCGCTACATATGATGTGAGCGAACCCCCAGATCTGAATACGCGCAGAGCAGCTCTGGGATATGAATTCACTCGAACCCCATCCAAGCAAGGTGTGGTCCTGTTCTCCAATCATTACGATTGCAAAGAACTGATCAAGTTTCGGCGAGACAACAAAGGCAAGCCTGTTCGGGTCCGTATTGACCCCGACAACATTGGTGCAGTTTCCGTCGAAATTGGTCGAATTTGGCACGAAGCCCGTGCACTGAATGGCGAGGAAATCGAGGGGCTTTCAATGGCCCACTGGACGCGTGTCATGCGTGAACTGCGCCAACGCCACGAAGCCGAAGCTGAGCTCACGTTGCCGCAGCGCAATCGGGCCATCCAGAAAATTCGCAAGATTGTGGATGACGCGCGCGAGCTCGGCGGGCTCGTTGACCCTGAGTACACGGAGGAGCGTCTTGCGTACCTCGAAAACAACCTCTGTGCCGGAATGATTTTCAACCATCCGGAAACCCCGCCGCAGAGCGACACCAACGTTCCGTTCGGGCGAAAGATCGATCCGATCCACCCAACAGAACCGGACGTTCAACATTCTCAGATCACGAATTCCGAAACTGAATCCGACGATCAACCGGAATGGAAACTGGAGGAGTAA
- a CDS encoding TniB family NTP-binding protein: protein MTNSNRLSHEIHMELARLRSRFMPRQCFNDLSDALCNLEDHRRAEIAQGLHPEARGIAVIGNSGSGKSTTVEHLFRKHPSLSLLADDEETADIASFLVPSPATLKGVGISCLSGLGYPLMRDRTAGIIWELVQSHLRELQVMFLHLDEAQDLMGSQSEREMLAVVNTLKSVMQNKHWPVSIVLSGLPDLLALLNLDPQLGRRFIPISFGQLDEIDDGRNVRSLVQQYCSAISIDADPELTSDDFTARLIHAAANEFGILIEIVIGAIEICLRRQEATLGKQHFIAEFLRRTGCTNDLNPFVRKNYSAINPRRLLPSIKDSSDETDIPAKMRRKK from the coding sequence ATGACCAACTCAAATCGATTGTCCCACGAAATCCACATGGAACTGGCCCGGTTGCGGAGCCGCTTCATGCCACGCCAATGCTTCAATGACTTGTCTGACGCGCTTTGCAACCTTGAAGATCATAGGCGCGCAGAAATTGCGCAGGGCCTTCACCCCGAAGCTCGCGGCATTGCCGTCATTGGGAATTCCGGCAGCGGAAAATCAACGACTGTCGAACATCTATTTCGGAAGCATCCGTCATTGTCACTGTTAGCTGACGATGAAGAGACGGCAGACATTGCCAGTTTTCTCGTACCATCGCCTGCGACACTGAAAGGCGTAGGCATTTCTTGCTTGAGCGGGCTTGGATACCCACTCATGCGTGACAGAACTGCGGGCATCATCTGGGAATTGGTGCAAAGCCATCTGCGAGAGCTTCAGGTAATGTTTCTTCATCTGGACGAGGCTCAAGATCTGATGGGATCTCAAAGCGAACGAGAAATGCTCGCAGTCGTCAACACACTGAAGTCAGTGATGCAAAACAAGCATTGGCCAGTGAGCATAGTCTTGAGCGGCTTGCCGGATCTTCTGGCGCTATTGAATTTGGATCCTCAGCTTGGCCGGCGATTCATACCGATTAGTTTTGGCCAGCTCGATGAAATCGACGACGGTCGCAACGTGCGCTCCTTGGTTCAGCAATATTGTTCGGCCATAAGCATTGATGCCGATCCTGAGCTGACCTCCGATGACTTTACTGCTCGCTTGATACACGCTGCTGCGAATGAGTTCGGCATCCTTATTGAGATCGTTATCGGTGCCATTGAAATATGCCTTCGTCGCCAAGAGGCCACGCTGGGCAAGCAGCACTTCATCGCTGAATTTCTTCGCCGCACCGGATGTACCAACGACCTTAACCCCTTTGTTCGCAAAAACTACTCAGCGATCAACCCTCGACGGTTACTCCCGAGCATTAAGGATTCTTCCGACGAAACAGACATTCCAGCTAAAATGCGGAGGAAGAAATGA
- a CDS encoding TniQ family protein: MRPFPGEPANSIVGRVAARNGASFAQDFCADMNASWRAVSVGECSEISGMSELTGISLEELRRYTVRVRGHRAYKVNGQHLTRKTLDRGTLKVCPLCLVEDLKVAGELGRHCRVEWLLSCYQVCHVHRTLMLSLPDAEYPRCPYDFYQRIRDHWACIRRSAETVELVNGDLAWETYLASRIRGFETDAWCDNFNFDVTCCLALNLGTVIRFGASRNPSDLKPGEISRAADSAFEAMKSGRKSLSSAFRVVREASGSPKPGFHTDFGAFARWLYRVDHSGVRCAELLDIVTEFAFENYPFGAGDVLFGRTCRKRRIHNITSAAKQHSLKYPGMTSLVLGLGLGKDGCHERIEFSAQEYDPILNEFAQCLRPKPAARKIGVHLSMLQRLVNAQILKPRFDFPSMLPVYHPDDLDEFTASVFKHARVVTNIPTDHILLIKLCTHAKCYFEEVVQAAQSGSLSSLCRLPTAVGVQDCFADLEDLRDQIQAPAPGGYTKQDAKRLLRVNDPTVTLLVRNSLLRAQSVRHHRSRRPMTLISSSAMSEFLQHHATLGMMAHAAGTQAVHVATKLEKAGVEPLPLGARFSKIYERTPKLENLFCPGRISRNRTPARTSSRISTMALVEQPDWKRQ; the protein is encoded by the coding sequence GTGCGCCCTTTCCCGGGCGAACCAGCAAATTCAATTGTGGGCAGGGTTGCTGCACGCAACGGTGCCAGTTTTGCTCAAGACTTTTGTGCTGATATGAATGCTTCGTGGCGAGCAGTATCTGTTGGTGAATGCTCTGAGATTTCCGGCATGTCGGAATTGACTGGTATTTCGCTTGAAGAACTGCGGCGTTATACAGTCCGCGTTCGAGGGCATCGCGCTTACAAAGTAAACGGACAACATCTTACTAGAAAAACGCTTGATAGGGGCACGCTTAAAGTATGTCCCTTATGCCTCGTCGAAGATCTAAAGGTAGCTGGGGAGCTAGGACGGCACTGCCGAGTGGAATGGTTGCTCAGCTGTTACCAAGTTTGTCATGTGCATCGCACCCTCATGCTCAGTCTTCCGGATGCCGAATATCCAAGATGCCCTTATGATTTCTATCAGCGTATCCGAGATCACTGGGCATGCATCCGGCGTTCCGCTGAAACTGTCGAGTTGGTCAACGGCGACCTGGCTTGGGAAACATACCTTGCAAGCCGTATCAGAGGTTTTGAAACAGACGCATGGTGCGACAACTTCAATTTTGATGTGACCTGTTGCCTAGCATTGAATTTGGGAACAGTCATCCGTTTTGGCGCGTCTCGAAATCCTTCCGACTTGAAACCAGGGGAAATATCTCGCGCTGCGGATAGCGCCTTTGAAGCGATGAAGAGTGGGCGCAAATCACTGTCCAGTGCCTTCCGTGTAGTTCGAGAAGCGTCAGGCAGTCCCAAACCAGGGTTTCATACGGATTTCGGGGCATTTGCGAGGTGGCTATATCGTGTCGATCACAGCGGTGTCAGATGTGCCGAACTCTTGGATATTGTCACTGAATTTGCGTTTGAGAATTACCCGTTTGGTGCGGGAGATGTACTTTTCGGCCGAACCTGTCGTAAGCGGCGAATTCACAATATCACCTCTGCGGCCAAGCAGCACAGTTTGAAATATCCAGGTATGACAAGCTTGGTCCTGGGTTTGGGGTTAGGTAAGGATGGTTGCCACGAGCGCATCGAATTTTCAGCGCAAGAATACGATCCAATATTGAACGAATTTGCGCAGTGTCTTCGTCCGAAACCTGCTGCCAGAAAGATTGGCGTTCACCTCAGCATGTTACAACGTCTGGTTAACGCTCAGATTTTGAAACCAAGGTTCGACTTTCCTTCTATGTTACCGGTCTATCATCCTGACGACCTTGATGAATTTACGGCTTCCGTCTTCAAGCATGCAAGGGTGGTCACCAATATTCCAACTGATCATATTCTACTGATCAAGCTATGCACACACGCCAAGTGCTATTTCGAGGAGGTCGTTCAAGCTGCCCAATCCGGTTCATTAAGTTCCCTTTGCAGGTTACCAACGGCAGTCGGAGTCCAAGATTGTTTTGCGGACCTAGAGGATTTGCGAGATCAGATTCAAGCTCCGGCGCCAGGAGGTTACACCAAGCAAGACGCGAAGCGCCTACTTCGTGTCAACGACCCAACCGTGACATTGTTGGTGCGAAATTCGTTACTTAGAGCACAGTCGGTGAGACATCACCGATCTCGGCGCCCGATGACACTGATAAGCTCGAGTGCGATGTCAGAATTCTTGCAGCATCACGCAACGCTCGGAATGATGGCACATGCTGCGGGGACACAAGCAGTTCATGTCGCGACAAAGCTCGAAAAGGCAGGCGTCGAACCGCTTCCTTTGGGTGCGAGGTTCAGCAAAATCTACGAACGCACCCCAAAGTTAGAAAATCTCTTTTGTCCTGGACGCATCTCCAGAAATCGAACCCCGGCCCGAACCTCAAGTAGGATTTCAACTATGGCACTTGTCGAGCAACCTGATTGGAAAAGACAATGA
- a CDS encoding HigA family addiction module antitoxin, with protein sequence MTRNPQRPPTHPGELLREELLPATKKPKAEIARLLGISRQHLYDILGERKPVTPETAIRLGKLFGNGADIWIQMQSAYDVWHASRDVDVSGIPTLKTAT encoded by the coding sequence ATGACACGAAACCCGCAACGCCCACCAACACATCCCGGTGAATTGCTGCGAGAAGAGTTGCTGCCAGCGACCAAAAAACCGAAAGCAGAAATCGCTCGTTTGCTCGGTATCTCCCGCCAGCATCTGTATGATATTTTGGGAGAACGCAAACCTGTAACCCCAGAAACGGCTATCCGTCTGGGCAAGTTGTTTGGAAACGGTGCCGACATCTGGATTCAAATGCAGAGCGCCTATGATGTGTGGCATGCTTCTCGCGATGTAGATGTGTCAGGTATTCCGACATTAAAGACAGCCACATGA
- a CDS encoding exonuclease domain-containing protein yields MGFVFYDFETTGVSVAFDQPLQFAAVLTDERLNEVERVELRCRLAPHVIPSPYALIVTGICPEQLVDPDLPELFEFTQAIMDCLTRWSPATWVGYNSIRFDEEVLRQAFYQNLQPKIYATQMNGNKRLDILTAVYAVWCRNRSLLNWPIDDKGRPVFKLDRLAPENGFDSHDAHDALGDVEATLHLARKIAFGDPELWSSLLENRDKKRVLDKLSNFQPFELVSRFGGGPPEPYIGCFCGVSPSNPSVAAFLDLEKADPSELIEASDTTILRAINGSPKVIRRLSINKNPAVFSLEYPIPKYLNKANIVAANPDFRARVARLLDEEKLVDASAGQKPVEKQIYGGFYSKSDQDLLTEFQRADWARRQEIVGKLSDPRLRQLGRRLIAFYQNNLLTESETQQFRTFVLERWNSPASQSVEWTTAESASRAIHDLRSRSDADHELLNSIETFIAGRISQMQLEVPKSAPLA; encoded by the coding sequence ATGGGTTTTGTATTCTATGATTTCGAAACGACAGGGGTTTCAGTCGCATTCGACCAACCGCTTCAGTTCGCTGCGGTTCTCACAGACGAAAGACTTAATGAAGTCGAACGGGTCGAATTGCGGTGTCGATTGGCACCACATGTTATTCCTTCTCCGTACGCATTGATCGTAACTGGTATTTGTCCCGAACAGCTTGTTGACCCGGATCTACCGGAGCTCTTTGAGTTTACTCAGGCCATTATGGATTGTTTGACGCGATGGTCGCCCGCTACGTGGGTTGGCTATAATTCCATCAGATTTGATGAAGAAGTCCTACGCCAAGCATTCTATCAAAATCTCCAACCGAAGATCTATGCCACACAAATGAACGGCAACAAGAGATTGGACATTCTCACGGCGGTCTATGCAGTATGGTGTCGCAACCGAAGCTTGTTAAACTGGCCGATTGACGACAAAGGCCGACCGGTTTTTAAGTTGGACCGTTTGGCCCCTGAGAACGGGTTCGACAGTCATGATGCGCATGACGCGCTCGGTGACGTTGAAGCCACGCTGCACCTAGCACGCAAAATCGCTTTTGGTGATCCGGAACTTTGGTCGAGCCTACTTGAAAACCGCGACAAAAAGCGTGTCTTAGATAAGCTCAGCAACTTCCAACCATTTGAGCTTGTTTCGCGGTTTGGCGGAGGACCTCCTGAGCCCTACATCGGCTGCTTTTGCGGAGTTTCCCCAAGCAATCCTTCGGTGGCGGCTTTTTTAGACCTCGAGAAGGCTGATCCATCTGAACTTATTGAGGCCAGCGATACGACGATCCTTCGAGCAATCAACGGTTCACCGAAGGTAATCCGCAGGTTAAGTATCAACAAAAACCCTGCAGTCTTCTCTCTTGAATACCCAATACCCAAATACTTGAACAAGGCGAACATTGTTGCAGCAAATCCCGACTTTAGAGCTCGTGTCGCACGCCTTCTGGACGAAGAGAAGCTTGTAGATGCTTCAGCAGGTCAAAAACCTGTTGAGAAGCAGATCTATGGAGGGTTCTATTCCAAGAGTGATCAAGACCTCTTGACTGAGTTTCAACGCGCGGATTGGGCTAGAAGGCAAGAAATTGTTGGTAAACTATCCGATCCACGTCTTCGGCAGCTTGGCCGTAGACTAATTGCTTTCTACCAGAATAATCTATTGACTGAATCGGAGACCCAACAATTTAGAACCTTTGTCTTAGAACGCTGGAACAGCCCCGCTTCGCAATCTGTCGAATGGACGACCGCTGAATCAGCCTCGCGAGCAATTCATGATCTGCGATCCCGATCTGACGCAGATCATGAATTGCTCAACTCGATTGAAACGTTCATAGCCGGTAGAATATCTCAGATGCAGTTGGAAGTACCTAAGTCTGCCCCGCTTGCTTGA
- a CDS encoding AAA domain-containing protein, producing MNSGFYETLGYWRASLADGALGRGRFRQLDRKGFIELSKDILREGLLPKNQVRRVFEGQKPDTKVVAVQIWPMVMARKTSHGATISNGFPEIVAPVVTEAIVDRDGNIRPSRNVIARDVLKPLPNDVFSLGKVEDFDTFLSASPFSPDENSPVWDQYLKHCRAMLDAVSPGWPSDDDNYVSAGVGFMEVSGEAAAAIAQVISLYDALLGEKHKAPLLENLAGPPSAKKELSPQTEANFINRLGHASDEFPLADHQRQVLSYLSTGKPSDVLAVNGPPGTGKTTMLLSAIADAWVRAALEESAPPVIVAASTNNQAVTNIIDAFGKDFSEGEGPFAGRWLPDLKSYGLFLPAKSKEAEAARRYQTERFFSELESHDYVPRARDAFLEAGKSAFPDLENPDVKEIVSSLHKRIAEEVAKLSDADNSRTRVEEATSKVANLLGDDAETALLQLEKAMQDGAAELERHKAWESGWAKHQADESVFLAMFNFLPSVARKRVMKGRVALEAIGCTLDFSDVSSVESLGNSLRNAVRVAQEAAQTTKSRYEAARSALENLDQAKRAWARATENLGAPAVPATDALDVDRFADCHTRFHLFRLACHYWEGRWLLEMDDSLDEIVASQRKTGRKTIEPRWHRRMMLTPCAVSTFASLPGKMSFGLKSGGEWGTGYLFDFIDLLIVDEAGQVLPEVAAPSFALAKRALVIGDTQQIEPISSVSKAVDIGNLQSAGFLKENYAEDDLATLSATGMRSVDGSVMRLAQQACVYEPYPDLERGLYLFEHRRCYDEIINFSNRLCYKGSLKPMRGSAPEGHAVPSMGYLHIDGMALSYGGSRANATEAATIADWLAENRQDLEGQYNKKLEDIVGVVTPFGRQVQEIKRACAERGIDAKMTVGTVHSLQGAERPIVLFSPVYSKHADGHFIDMSPSMLNVTVSRAKDSFLVFGDMDVFSSAAKGTPRSVLAECLFSQSDGVIEFTAQPRSDLQDSGHPLSTLRDAEEHDRFLIDALSTAREMTIVSPWIIASTMKRAGLLDAFQSAVARGAEIDVFADPLLNQLKYDDGVTQLEAAKSALQDAGVRVHEVRQLHSKIVIVDANRLCIGSYNWLSADRKGRYARHETSIVYNGSHLQSEIDVIKQSLGAREQR from the coding sequence ATGAATAGTGGGTTCTATGAGACTTTAGGTTACTGGCGTGCGTCGTTGGCGGATGGTGCATTGGGGCGGGGTCGTTTCAGGCAGCTGGATCGGAAGGGTTTCATCGAACTATCAAAAGACATCCTGCGCGAAGGTTTGCTGCCTAAGAACCAGGTCCGCAGAGTTTTTGAAGGACAGAAGCCGGATACCAAGGTGGTAGCCGTACAAATCTGGCCGATGGTCATGGCCCGGAAAACTTCCCACGGTGCGACTATATCCAATGGTTTTCCAGAAATCGTCGCACCTGTAGTTACAGAGGCGATTGTCGATAGAGACGGCAACATTCGACCGTCCCGAAACGTCATTGCGAGAGACGTTCTGAAGCCACTCCCCAACGATGTTTTTTCGCTCGGCAAGGTTGAAGATTTCGACACCTTTCTTTCAGCATCGCCCTTCTCGCCTGACGAAAACTCCCCTGTTTGGGACCAATATCTAAAGCACTGTCGTGCTATGCTCGATGCCGTGTCGCCTGGGTGGCCATCTGACGATGACAATTATGTCTCTGCCGGCGTGGGATTTATGGAGGTTTCCGGTGAGGCTGCCGCAGCTATTGCGCAAGTTATCAGTCTCTATGACGCGCTACTTGGTGAAAAACACAAAGCGCCGCTGTTAGAAAATTTGGCCGGACCACCTTCAGCCAAAAAGGAGCTTTCCCCTCAGACGGAAGCGAACTTCATAAATCGACTGGGACATGCCAGCGATGAATTTCCGCTCGCGGATCACCAACGTCAGGTTCTTTCATATCTCTCAACCGGAAAACCCAGCGATGTGCTTGCGGTCAACGGGCCTCCTGGAACAGGCAAGACGACAATGCTCTTGTCGGCCATTGCAGATGCGTGGGTTCGCGCAGCGCTGGAAGAAAGTGCTCCACCGGTGATCGTCGCGGCATCCACCAATAACCAGGCTGTAACAAACATTATCGACGCGTTCGGCAAGGACTTCTCAGAAGGCGAAGGCCCATTCGCGGGTCGTTGGTTGCCAGACCTCAAAAGCTACGGGTTGTTTCTTCCAGCAAAATCAAAAGAGGCCGAGGCTGCTCGCCGGTATCAAACTGAGCGGTTCTTCAGTGAACTAGAAAGCCATGACTATGTTCCCCGCGCCAGAGACGCTTTCCTGGAGGCAGGGAAATCGGCATTTCCTGACCTTGAAAATCCAGACGTGAAAGAGATCGTGTCTTCCTTACACAAGCGGATTGCTGAAGAGGTTGCGAAACTGTCTGATGCGGACAATTCGCGGACACGGGTTGAGGAGGCAACATCAAAAGTTGCCAACCTATTGGGCGACGATGCCGAGACAGCTTTGCTGCAGCTAGAAAAAGCTATGCAGGACGGCGCGGCAGAGCTTGAGCGTCACAAGGCTTGGGAATCCGGGTGGGCCAAACATCAGGCTGATGAATCTGTCTTTCTCGCAATGTTCAACTTTCTTCCATCTGTGGCTCGAAAAAGAGTTATGAAAGGGCGTGTTGCACTGGAAGCCATCGGCTGCACGCTGGATTTCTCCGATGTCAGTTCGGTTGAAAGTTTGGGGAATAGCCTGCGAAATGCGGTTCGAGTTGCACAGGAGGCTGCTCAAACCACCAAGTCCAGATATGAGGCAGCACGGTCAGCGTTAGAAAATCTGGATCAGGCGAAGAGAGCATGGGCGCGCGCAACGGAAAATCTTGGTGCGCCGGCCGTTCCAGCAACTGATGCATTGGACGTCGATAGGTTTGCCGATTGCCACACCCGTTTTCATCTTTTCCGACTGGCTTGCCATTATTGGGAGGGACGGTGGCTTCTGGAAATGGACGATAGCCTGGACGAAATCGTGGCCTCGCAACGAAAGACTGGGCGGAAAACAATCGAACCACGCTGGCACCGCCGTATGATGCTGACGCCCTGTGCTGTCTCCACGTTTGCGAGTTTGCCAGGCAAAATGAGCTTTGGTCTCAAGTCCGGCGGTGAATGGGGCACCGGCTATTTATTCGACTTCATCGATTTGCTGATTGTTGATGAAGCCGGACAAGTCTTGCCAGAGGTTGCGGCACCCTCGTTCGCTCTAGCGAAGCGCGCATTAGTCATTGGAGATACCCAACAGATTGAGCCGATCTCGTCCGTGTCCAAAGCAGTCGATATCGGCAACCTGCAAAGCGCGGGTTTTCTGAAAGAGAACTATGCTGAGGACGATTTGGCGACACTGTCTGCTACTGGCATGCGTAGTGTTGACGGCAGTGTAATGCGTCTCGCCCAGCAAGCGTGCGTCTATGAGCCCTACCCAGATCTAGAGCGAGGGCTTTACCTGTTCGAGCATCGACGCTGCTATGACGAAATCATCAATTTCAGCAATAGGCTCTGCTACAAAGGATCGCTCAAGCCGATGAGAGGCAGTGCTCCCGAGGGTCACGCTGTGCCGTCGATGGGTTACCTACATATCGATGGTATGGCTCTGAGCTATGGCGGCAGCCGCGCAAACGCGACCGAGGCTGCAACAATTGCAGACTGGCTTGCCGAAAATCGGCAGGACCTTGAAGGCCAATACAACAAGAAACTGGAAGATATAGTCGGTGTCGTCACACCCTTCGGGCGGCAGGTGCAAGAAATCAAACGCGCTTGTGCCGAACGAGGCATTGACGCGAAAATGACCGTTGGCACGGTTCACTCGCTTCAAGGGGCTGAGCGACCAATCGTCCTGTTCTCACCGGTTTACTCCAAACATGCCGACGGGCATTTCATCGACATGTCACCAAGTATGCTGAACGTGACCGTATCGCGTGCGAAAGACAGCTTTCTTGTATTCGGTGATATGGATGTATTTTCGTCGGCTGCGAAAGGCACGCCTAGATCGGTCTTGGCTGAATGTCTGTTCTCTCAGAGCGATGGAGTAATTGAGTTTACTGCGCAGCCACGCTCCGACCTTCAGGATTCAGGTCACCCGCTTTCGACATTGAGAGACGCAGAAGAACACGACCGGTTCCTGATTGATGCCCTGTCCACAGCCCGCGAAATGACCATTGTCAGCCCGTGGATCATTGCCTCAACAATGAAACGTGCAGGATTACTAGATGCATTTCAAAGTGCGGTGGCGCGCGGGGCAGAAATCGATGTATTCGCAGATCCTCTATTGAACCAGCTCAAATACGATGACGGCGTGACACAGTTGGAAGCTGCAAAGTCTGCGTTGCAGGATGCAGGGGTTCGCGTTCACGAGGTGCGTCAGCTGCATAGTAAGATTGTCATCGTCGACGCCAACCGTCTTTGCATCGGATCCTACAACTGGCTGAGCGCTGATCGAAAAGGCCGATATGCACGCCATGAAACGTCAATCGTCTACAATGGCTCGCACCTTCAAAGCGAGATTGACGTGATCAAGCAAAGCCTAGGTGCCCGCGAGCAACGCTAA